The window AGTGTCGTGTCCGGTTCGTGAGAGCAGTGTCGTGTCCGGTTCGTGAGAGCAGTGTCGTGTCCGGTTCGTGAGATGACCGATGGAGAGTTCGAACCCAGGAGGGAGACCGAGACAGTATCGGCGTCGTCTCACCACTGGGATTAGGTGGGACGAGATCGCGGTACATGGCTCTTGACTTCGGAGTCAAGACCTCCGATTCGCTGCACGCGAGTCTTCGAACGGCGATCGAACGGACCCTCGCGCTGGAATCGTGGGTTCCCCGTTCCCGTAGGCGGGTCGCCTCGGGAACGTTCGTTCGCCGCCACACACAGTTCGACTCGGCCGAAGAGTTCTGTACGGCCTGTCCGTGCGACGAGGATACGATCGGCGGCGTTCAACGACTCTCGGCCGAACAGCGAGACGCGTTCGTCGCGCGGACGACTGACTTCGACGAGTGGACAGAGATGAAGCGGGCCGCAGCGACCGAGGATCTCGTGACGCTGCAGAACGTACGATCACGTCGGTCCGAGTAGCGCAGCGAGTATGTGGTAGAGTGTGAAGCTGATCACGCCACCACCGACCATCGAGGCGACCCACGCTCCGATCGTGTACCCCGTCTTCGTGGCCGACACCCCGTCGGAACTCGACGAACCGCCGACCAACCCGGCTCCGACGATACTAGAGATCATCACCTTGTTGAACGAGATGGGATAGCCGAGAACGATCGCGGCCTGCGCGACGAGAAACGCGGGGACGAACGCGGCGATCGATCGCTTGGGGCCGAGCGAGGCGTACTCACGGGCCACTGCCTGAATGAGACGCGGCGACCGGACCCAGCCACCGAGGAGAATGCCGAGCCCCCCGAGCCCGAGCAAGTACAGTGAGGGTAGACCGAGCGACGACTCGAAGACGGATTCTAGTGGTCCGGTGGCGAGGCCCACCTGCGAGCCGCCGCTGGTGAACACGACGACGAGGGCGAGCGCGATCAACATCCTGTTGATCCCGGTCGTCACGTCACGCCGGAGTTGCCAGTAGACCGTGGCCGCGACGAGAACTCCGATCGCGCCCCCGACGAGGACGACTCCGGCCTCGCCACCCCCTGTCGACGCGACATCGAGCCGGCGAGTGACGACGCCCGCGATCGACCCGTAGTCGTTCTGCGGGGCTGGGAGGAACGAGAGCTGGATGTTGGCGAGTGCGTAGCCGACACCGCCGGCGAGGAGTGGGACGCTCAGTGTGTCCGAGACTGTGTCGTCCAGCAACAGCCACGCGAGACCGTACGCCAGGACACCCTCGACGACGGGGATGGCGAACCAGAAGCCCAGGATCCTGGCGTAGGTCGCAACCGCGAAGCCACCGCCGAGAGCGACACCCGCACCGACCGCAGCGCCGGTGACGGTGAACGCCGAGGGGATCGGATAGCCACGAGAGTTCCCGATGGTGATGAGCGTCGCTGCCGTGAGGAGCGTCGCAGTGGCGGCCAATGGGGTGATCGTCACGCCGGTCACCAGTCCGTGGCCGATGGTCTCTGAGATGCTGCCACCTTGTGCGATAGCCCCGAGGGCGGCGACGACACCGACCAGCAGCGCCCCTCGTAAGGTCGACAGCGCGTTCGCCCCGACGGCTGGCGCCATCGGAGCAGAGTTGCTGTTTGCTCCGACGGTGAAGGACATGAACAGCGATGCGACCAGCGCGACGACGACGACGCCGAGTGCTGAGAACATATATCGATTCAGAATGAACCCTACTCGTCGACGCGATTCTGGCACGCCACACTCTCCAACAGATACGTATGATTCTGTCGGTAGCGTTCGTCTGTATCCCGGTGTGCGTCCGTCCTGCCGCGTACATCTGTATCTCGGTGTTCACCGTACCCGCGTCTCCAGTGTGTGTATCTGTGTTCCCCGTCGAGAGAAGGTAGCCGTGGCTGCGGAGGCGTTCCTCGTCGTGGTGTCGATTGTCTCGCTCGAGTTCGTCCTCGCCCGGCACGGGTAGTCTCGACTTGCGGTCGTCGTGAGCACGTGACACGGCTCGCGGCGTGGGCAGCGAGAGCGGGCCCGACGTCGGGACTCTCGGGGGGCACACACCAGATTTCCGGAGAGTGAGCCGGCTGCCGGTCCTCGGACACCAGACACAGCCTCACGATACTCCGTCGGAGAACTGTGCGATCACGGAACTCGTCCGAGGCGATCACCGCGAGAGCCAGGCAGTCGTGGCGCGACGTGAGAACGCTCGGGATTTCATTTCGCACACGGGGGGTAGACGGGGGACGACACGGCGGCGGTCACCGGTGAAGCCGGCCGCACACGTCCGAAAAGAGGCGTCGAGGGAGTCGGTGGAGGCCCGCAACCCCCTCCCCCCGTGTGCGAAATGAAATCGGGCAGAGGGAGGGGGGTGGGGTAGAGCGGCGGATGCGGCCGCTGAGGGCGGCAAGTGGAAATTAGACCCGTATCAGGTGCTAAAAGACGAATTTCTACGATTAGGGAAAAGAAACTATTGTCACACGAACCTTTTTCACTTAGGTTGTTCAAAAGTGTCCGTAGTACCTAGATTTTGACGCAGACACGGGGCGCGGGGACGTGTCTGCGTCAACTTCGTCGCTCCTTCTCCGAGCGGTGTTCCAGTTCCGTGACTTCCGCCTAGTAGTCGTCCGCGTTCCGTGGCCTCTGCACCGATCGCCCATTCACTGACCGTACGTGTAGTGTTCGACCGGTCTACTGCACTGTTCGGCCGGTCTACTGTACTGTTCGGCCGGTCTACTGTACTGTTCGGCCCGTTTATCAGACGAGTACGACACGATCACGGGAGAGAACGGCTGTTCACAAACCAGTCTGTTCGGCTTCTCCTGGTCCCCCCTCCCCCCGCTCACGACGGATTTCATTTCGCACACGGGGGGAGGGGGTGGCCACCCCCCATGCCTCTGTCCTGATTTCATTTCGCACACGGGGGGAGGGGGTGGCCGCCCCCCCTGCCACTGTCTCGATTTCATTTCGCACACGGGGGGAGAGGGTGGCCGCCCCCCTGTTCCCGCGCAAACGACTATCCCTCGTGTCCTCGTCCAAACGACTATCCCTCGTGTCCTCGTCCAAACGACCGTCCCTCGTGTCCTCGTCCAAACGACCGTCCCTCGTGTCCTCGTCCAAACGGCCGTCCCTCGTGTCCTCGTCCAAACGGCTGTCCCCCGTGATCTCGTCCAAACGGCTGTCCCCCGTGATCTCGTCCAGATGTCACTTCGCACGCAGGAGGTCCGCCGACGCCTACCGTTCGAGAAACTCCGAGACCTGCGCGTCGACGACCGACTCGATCAGTTCCTTGTTGTCCGTTATCTCGTCCATCCGTATCCCCTTCTCCAACGTCTCCATCACCGTCTTCGGGTCGTCGACGAACGAGTACTCCTTGTGAACCCCGCTGCCGTACCCGTGGCCCTCTGTCTTAGAGACGACGAAGTTGTACGTCTCCGACTCGCTCAGATACCGGAGGTAAGTGTCCCGCGACTTCTGATCGATGTCCACGAGGTCGGCGAGGTACTGGTAGACGTCGTAGCCGAGAGTGTTCGGAACCGCGTCGAGCTGATCGTCGAAGACCGAGACGACCGCTGCTGAGTACAGCGCGAGTTTCTTCTGTGCCGACAGTCCGCGCATCTGCGTCAGCGTCCGGTCACGCGCCGCCTCCTCTTGGGCCTCGCGGACGTGATCCTCCAGAACGGTGTTGTCACCGTGCCGGTCTGCGAGCTCCCCAGCCTTCCGGAAGAGGTCGATCGCCTTCCGCGCGTCACCGTGGTCCTGTGCCGCGTGCGCCGCGCTGAGGGGGACGACGTCGTCCCCCAAGACACCGTCGCGGTAGGCGTCTCGCCGGTAGGTCAGGATCGATCGGAGTTCGTTCGCGTCGTAGTCGGGGAACGTGACGTCTTCCGGGTTGAACGAGCTCTCTGCCCGACCGTCGAGGTCCTCCATGAACCGAGGGTCGTTCGTGAGCGCGGCGACAGAGATCCGGCTGTCTATCTCACCGACCTGCGCCGTCCGAGACAGTTGGTAGAGGAGCTTGGAGTAGCCGGGTTCGGACCGCTGGTCTCGCGTCCGCCCGGTCAGGAGGTCGATCTCGTCCAGTATGATGATCCCCGAGTCGAACTCCTCGTCGAGAATCTCGTACAGTCGGCTCAGTTTGTGGTCGGTCGAGACGCCCGTCTGTGGGACTTCCGGCTCGACCCCGGCGGACTCGGCCGCGCTCTCGACGAGTCGATAGACTGCACGGTCGTGGGTGCTGATAGTCTGGCAGTTGATATCGATCACGCCGAACCGATCCCCCTGATTCACCGCGAGCGCCTCGATCTGCTGACAGACCGCGTTGATGATGAGCGACTTCCCCGTCCCCGAGGGCCCGTACAGGAGGAGGTTCGGCGGGCGGCTCCCACGAAGAGCGGGCTGGAGGGAGTTGATGACGTCGTCCAACTGCTGGTCACGACCGACAATCCGGTCTTCGTCGATAACCCTGTCGGGGTTGAGCAGGCTCTTGTCCCGAAAGACGGTGTTCTGCGTCCCCTCTTCGAGACGGCTCTTGATAGACTGTGAGGAGACCCCGTCTTCGGTCCCGTCGCTGACCATACCGACCGGTGACTCCGGATGTATAAATAACCACAGGACCGCGTGCGACATCAAATCTCCCGAATACTGGACTACTGGAGCATTAGCTCCACTCACTGTGAGTGAACCACTACACCGTATGCGAAGTCTATCTCGACTCCGGGGAAGCACCACTGCCGAATCGAGCCCGTTCTCGACACGGTGTACCACCACCGGATGGCCTCGACCAGCGACGCGAACGGCTCTCTACGCCCGGCGACCGCCTGGATTTTCATTTCGCACACGGGGGGTGGCGTGGCTCTCGCCCGCCTCCCAGTCCAGACTTTCATTTCGCACACGGGGTGTGGGGGGTGACTGTCACTCGTGCTCCCGTCCGGATTTCATTTCGCACACGGGGGGCCGACCGCCACTCGGGTTCCCGTCCGAATTTCGTCTTGCACACGGATCGACCCCACCTGTGTTCTCATCTGAACTTGGCCTCGCACACGGGCCCGACCGCCACTCGGGTTCTCGTCCGAATTTCATCTTGCACACGGGGGGTGAGACGTCTCTTCTACGGAGGTGTGAGGCGCCAACGGCAGATATTTTCATTTCGCACACGGGGGGTGCCCGGCGTGACCTGCCTCGCTTCGGACTACCAGATACGACTCACTCTAGCTGCCTGCAGAACGGGATCGACCCACAACCGCCCTCGAACCACGGGGGTCGACGGACACACAACCTGACCTCTGTGTATCGACTCACACACAACCCGACCTCCGTGCGTCGACGGACACACAACCCGACCTCCGTGCGTCGACGGTACCAGTTACTGGAACACACGAGGAAAGTTCATACCGTGTCGGTTGTCATGCACCGACCGTGTCAGACACCCCGGCCGTCGAGACAGAGGGAGTGACGCGCCGCTACGGCGACACTGTGGCAGTGAGGGAGTTGGATCTCCGGGTAGAGCGTGGCGAGGTGTTCGGCTTCCTCGGGCCGAACGGCGCGGGGAAGTCGACCACGATCGATCTCCTAGTCGGGTTCGCTCGTCCGGACGCCGGCAGCGTCCGGGTGTTCGGGCGCGACCCGCTGGCGTCACCCGTCGCGGTCCGCGAACGGGTCGGTGTCCTCCCGGACGACCGCGGCGTGTACCCGAACCTCACGGGACGCGAGCAGCTCGCGTCTGCGGTCGACGTCGCCGGCACGGACGACGACCCGGATCAGCTCCTCGACCGCGTCGGACTCGCGCCCGCGGCACGCGACCGGCCGGCGGGTGACTACTCGACGGGGATGCGCGGCCGGCTGTTGTTGGCGATCGCGCTCGTCGGCGACCCGGAGCTGTTGATCTTAGACGAGCCCTCACTCGGGCTCGACCCCGGAGGCGTCCGCGAGGTGCGCGCGCTCCTGGAGGAACGCGCGGCCGCCGGAACGGCCGTGTTCCTCTCGTCGCACCGTCTCGGCGAGGTAGAGGCCGTCTGCGACCGGGTCGGTATCCTGGCAGACGGGCGACTCCGAGCCGTCGCGCCCGTCGACGAACTCCGCGAACGACTCCGTGCGGGCGAACGCCTCCAAGTGACGACCGACGACCGACCGACGAACGAGACGCTGTCGGAGCTGTCGACCGTCGGTGGTGTCGTCGACGTGACCCGCGGGGACGACGCCACCCAAAGTGACGACTCGGTTCGCAGTGACGGTGTAGTCCGTGGCGACGACCCCACCGTCGGGGCGACCGAACACGACGACGGAGGGACTCGGACGGGCTCCGACGAGAACCGCGGAACGCGGCCAGCGCCACCCGACGACGGGCCCCCGACAGTTACAGTGACCTGTGCCGATCCGGCGACGAAGGCGACGGTCGTGCGGCGTCTCGACCGTGCGGTCGGCGTCGCGGACTTCCGCCGCGGAGAGCCGTCACTGGAACGAGTGTTCGAGGCGTTCGTCGACGGCACCGCGGGTACCGACACCGACGTTCACAATACCGACCGTGACGACACTGTCGTGGACGACACCGACGGTAACGACACCGACGCGGACGACACCGACGCTCACAATACCGACCGTGACGACACCGACGCGCACGATAACGATCGTAACGACACTACCGTAGACGACGCCGACGGTGACACCACCGACGGGCACCATACAGTCGACCAGACGACGGGGGGTGACTCACGATGAGTCTGGCCGCGGTCGTCCGGCACGATCTGCTCGTGGTACGACGGTCGAGACTCGCCGCGGCGGTGGTGCTCGTCGGTGCCGTGACGCCGGTACTCGGCAGTCTCATGGAGATAACCGGGAGTTCCTTCGCCGGGCCGGAGTTTCGATCCACGTTGTTGTACGCCTGGTTGACGGTGTCGGCGGTGTACCCGGTGGTGGCGCTCGCGTGTACGGTCGGCGCGGTGGCCGGCGAACGCGAGACAGGAGCGCTCCGGATGATCGGTGGACTGCCGACGACGCGGGTGACGCTGTTCACGGGGAAGGCCCTCGCCCGGACGGCGGTCGTGGTGACGGGCGTGGTCGCCGGGCTGGCGGGACTCGCGGTCGTGCTCTGGCTCGTCTTCGAGCCGACGGCGATCGCGGGGCGCCGAGTCGCCGGCTTCTGTCTGTTCACGCTGCTCGTCGTCGTGTGCTACGCCGCGCTCGGGATGGCCGTCTCCGGAAGTGTCGAGACGCGGGGGCGGGCGGTCGGGCTCGCCGTCGCGGTGTTGGCCCTGACGATCGCCTGGCCGGCGGTCGTCGACGGACTCTCCGGAGTACTCCCGTTCGGGAGCACGACACAGCAGTTCGTCGGGACGCTGTCGCCGTTCGGCGCGTACGCTCAGGCGATCTCCGACGAGCAAGCGCTCCTGGCGGTGGCCGTCGACACGCCGTTGCTCGGTACGGGGGTGAACGCGGCGATCATCTGCGCCTGGATGGTCGGTGCTCTGGCCGTCGGCCGGCGCCAGTTCCGTGTGTCGGAGCTGTGAGACGTGCTGGAGACCGATCCGTACTGCACCGTCGCAGAGCCGAACTACTCCCGGTGGTGCTCGTCGATCCGGTAGTCCACTCCGTCTAGACTTCGACAGTAGCCGTGGACGGCGTCACGACCGCTGGCTCCTCACCTCGTCGCCCCCTCGGCGGCGTCAACCGACGGAACCGACAGCCGGAGGACGGTGCCACCCTCCCCCGGTCGCGTGACAGTGAGTTCACCCTCGCTCGCGTCGGTGATCCAGGCGACGAGCCAGAGACCGATCCCGCGGCCGTGTTCCAGTTGGCTCTCTGCCCCGCTGTCGATCACCTGGGTCTCGTGTCTCGGAACGCCCGGCCCGTCGTCGGCGACGGTGACGGCCCCGGTCGCGTCCGTCGCGGTCACGGTAACTCTCACCGTCGGCGCGTCGCCGGCGTGGGTCGCGGCGTTCTCCAGCACCTCGCCGACGGCCAACGGGAGACGTTCGTGGGCGATCACGGTCGGCGGATCGTCCGGCTCGACTGCCACCGTCAGATCGACGTCGGGGAACTCCTCGCCGACGGCGGCTGCCTGCTTGCGAACGATCCGTTCTAGGTCGAACCGTGTCCGGTTCTCGTTCGTCGTGCTGTCGACGAGTTCCTGGGCGGTCCGGGCCTTCCGGCTCCGGCGTTGGAGCTTGTCGGCCGTCGACACTGCGGCGGCCGCGTACTCTGTGACGGTCGTGTCGTCGACGGCTCGCTCGATCTGTTCGAGGTACGCTCGCACGACGGACACGTCGTTGCGGACGTTGTGTCGGAGGAACCGGTTGAGCACCGCCATCTGCTCGCGTCGCCGCGACGCCTCGATGTCGACGTAGATCACGTAGCCCGTCCCGGTCTGTGTCGGTGCGTCCGGCCGACCCGGAACCGTCCGGACGAGGAACCGCCGCGTCCCGTCGGCCGTCTGGCGGTCGACTCGCCGCTCTGCCCGCTCGCCACGGCGTGCCGCCGTCCACTCCGGTGGTCTCGTCTCGTCCGTGCCGCCGGCTCCCGGGCCTCGAAGCGTGTCGTCGCTCCCACGCCCCTGTGACTCGTCGACCGTCCCACCGCCGACCACGGCCTCCAACGGCGCTCCGACGACGGTCTCGACGGTCGTGTCGAACTGAGACAACAGTGCGGCGTTCACCTCGTCCACGACGGGCACCCCCTCGCGGACCTCGTACCGGAGCGTCGGATCGGGGACGTTCTCGAACAGGACGGCGAACTCGTCGGCTTCGCGGCGCGCCCGGTCCCGGGCGGTGACTCGCTGTAGCACACACTCCGCCTGCGAGCAGACGACCCGCACCGCC of the Halobaculum sp. MBLA0143 genome contains:
- a CDS encoding ABC transporter ATP-binding protein; this translates as MSDTPAVETEGVTRRYGDTVAVRELDLRVERGEVFGFLGPNGAGKSTTIDLLVGFARPDAGSVRVFGRDPLASPVAVRERVGVLPDDRGVYPNLTGREQLASAVDVAGTDDDPDQLLDRVGLAPAARDRPAGDYSTGMRGRLLLAIALVGDPELLILDEPSLGLDPGGVREVRALLEERAAAGTAVFLSSHRLGEVEAVCDRVGILADGRLRAVAPVDELRERLRAGERLQVTTDDRPTNETLSELSTVGGVVDVTRGDDATQSDDSVRSDGVVRGDDPTVGATEHDDGGTRTGSDENRGTRPAPPDDGPPTVTVTCADPATKATVVRRLDRAVGVADFRRGEPSLERVFEAFVDGTAGTDTDVHNTDRDDTVVDDTDGNDTDADDTDAHNTDRDDTDAHDNDRNDTTVDDADGDTTDGHHTVDQTTGGDSR
- a CDS encoding inorganic phosphate transporter, translating into MFSALGVVVVALVASLFMSFTVGANSNSAPMAPAVGANALSTLRGALLVGVVAALGAIAQGGSISETIGHGLVTGVTITPLAATATLLTAATLITIGNSRGYPIPSAFTVTGAAVGAGVALGGGFAVATYARILGFWFAIPVVEGVLAYGLAWLLLDDTVSDTLSVPLLAGGVGYALANIQLSFLPAPQNDYGSIAGVVTRRLDVASTGGGEAGVVLVGGAIGVLVAATVYWQLRRDVTTGINRMLIALALVVVFTSGGSQVGLATGPLESVFESSLGLPSLYLLGLGGLGILLGGWVRSPRLIQAVAREYASLGPKRSIAAFVPAFLVAQAAIVLGYPISFNKVMISSIVGAGLVGGSSSSDGVSATKTGYTIGAWVASMVGGGVISFTLYHILAALLGPT
- a CDS encoding ABC transporter permease subunit, whose amino-acid sequence is MSLAAVVRHDLLVVRRSRLAAAVVLVGAVTPVLGSLMEITGSSFAGPEFRSTLLYAWLTVSAVYPVVALACTVGAVAGERETGALRMIGGLPTTRVTLFTGKALARTAVVVTGVVAGLAGLAVVLWLVFEPTAIAGRRVAGFCLFTLLVVVCYAALGMAVSGSVETRGRAVGLAVAVLALTIAWPAVVDGLSGVLPFGSTTQQFVGTLSPFGAYAQAISDEQALLAVAVDTPLLGTGVNAAIICAWMVGALAVGRRQFRVSEL
- a CDS encoding sensor histidine kinase; translation: MTGPDERVDGLATVTSQLADCEDETAVAWTLVESLDTVVDFDAAVVYERGDGRLQPLATAADELHTGPALSGDAGVAGRVLRRGEAEVTDDLTTTETGRDPGRFRAALTAPVDDDRGLQLLSTEPGAYGTAALSAVRVVCSQAECVLQRVTARDRARREADEFAVLFENVPDPTLRYEVREGVPVVDEVNAALLSQFDTTVETVVGAPLEAVVGGGTVDESQGRGSDDTLRGPGAGGTDETRPPEWTAARRGERAERRVDRQTADGTRRFLVRTVPGRPDAPTQTGTGYVIYVDIEASRRREQMAVLNRFLRHNVRNDVSVVRAYLEQIERAVDDTTVTEYAAAAVSTADKLQRRSRKARTAQELVDSTTNENRTRFDLERIVRKQAAAVGEEFPDVDLTVAVEPDDPPTVIAHERLPLAVGEVLENAATHAGDAPTVRVTVTATDATGAVTVADDGPGVPRHETQVIDSGAESQLEHGRGIGLWLVAWITDASEGELTVTRPGEGGTVLRLSVPSVDAAEGATR
- a CDS encoding orc1/cdc6 family replication initiation protein; translated protein: MVSDGTEDGVSSQSIKSRLEEGTQNTVFRDKSLLNPDRVIDEDRIVGRDQQLDDVINSLQPALRGSRPPNLLLYGPSGTGKSLIINAVCQQIEALAVNQGDRFGVIDINCQTISTHDRAVYRLVESAAESAGVEPEVPQTGVSTDHKLSRLYEILDEEFDSGIIILDEIDLLTGRTRDQRSEPGYSKLLYQLSRTAQVGEIDSRISVAALTNDPRFMEDLDGRAESSFNPEDVTFPDYDANELRSILTYRRDAYRDGVLGDDVVPLSAAHAAQDHGDARKAIDLFRKAGELADRHGDNTVLEDHVREAQEEAARDRTLTQMRGLSAQKKLALYSAAVVSVFDDQLDAVPNTLGYDVYQYLADLVDIDQKSRDTYLRYLSESETYNFVVSKTEGHGYGSGVHKEYSFVDDPKTVMETLEKGIRMDEITDNKELIESVVDAQVSEFLER